From a single Bacillus pumilus genomic region:
- a CDS encoding LTA synthase family protein, translating into MRKKRLKAMSFLLIATLLMWVKTYVIYKSSFNIKIENFMQEFILFINPLSFLLFIFGIGLFMKEKNRNRYIIVMSGILTFILLANIVFYRFYSDFLTIPVLFQTNNMGDLGSSITTLIEPVDFLMFVDIIILIWLYKKQPSFRTDITVSRKERAAYYLFVAATFFFNLGLAETERPELLTRSFDREMLVKNISLYNFHIYDGVLQSKQSAQRALADSNSLTEIENYVSANQTDRNEKTFGQAKGRNVILVSLESTQSFVVNEKLNGKEITPFLNKLIKKSYNFTNFYHQTGQGKTSDSEFIVDNSLYPLGRGAVFFTNPSNEYTATPELLKDEGYHSSVIHANNKSFWNRDLIYDSFGYDKFFDIQSFDVNEENSVGWGLKDGPFFEQSAELMKSIPQPFYTRLITLTNHFPFDLDEEDKLIDEYDSKSKTLNKFFPTVRYQDEALKIFFEKMKETGLYENSIFVLYGDHYGISENHNEAMGQFLNKEITPFEEVQLQKVPFVVHIPGITDQQPKEIDTVGGQVDIRPTILNLLGIDTSKQIQFGHDLLSKDTNDFTVLRDGSFITKDSVFTDGVCYNKETGEPRDDKTVCQSYEEKAKQELQFSDQIIYGDLLRFYDQNSPDHSPSKKEDETELKKAS; encoded by the coding sequence ATGCGAAAGAAAAGATTAAAGGCGATGTCATTTTTACTGATTGCGACTTTGTTAATGTGGGTCAAAACCTATGTTATCTATAAATCTAGCTTCAATATCAAAATTGAAAATTTCATGCAGGAGTTTATCCTGTTTATTAATCCGCTTAGCTTTCTCTTATTTATCTTCGGTATCGGTTTATTTATGAAAGAAAAAAATCGCAATCGATATATCATCGTAATGAGTGGTATCCTGACATTCATTTTGTTAGCCAACATTGTATTTTATCGATTCTATAGTGACTTTCTAACCATCCCCGTCCTATTTCAAACAAACAATATGGGTGACCTCGGGTCAAGTATTACCACTTTAATTGAACCAGTCGATTTTCTGATGTTCGTTGATATCATTATTTTAATCTGGCTCTATAAAAAACAGCCTTCCTTTAGAACGGATATCACAGTTTCACGAAAAGAACGAGCAGCCTATTATTTATTTGTGGCAGCCACCTTCTTCTTTAACCTTGGTTTGGCTGAAACAGAAAGACCAGAACTGCTGACACGCTCATTTGATCGTGAGATGCTGGTGAAGAACATTAGCTTATATAACTTCCATATTTATGATGGAGTGTTGCAGTCGAAGCAATCCGCTCAACGAGCCCTTGCTGACAGCAATAGCTTAACGGAAATTGAAAACTATGTAAGCGCAAATCAAACCGACCGTAATGAAAAGACGTTTGGTCAAGCAAAAGGACGAAATGTCATTCTTGTCTCACTTGAGTCTACTCAGAGCTTTGTGGTTAATGAAAAATTAAATGGGAAAGAAATTACCCCGTTTTTAAACAAATTAATCAAGAAAAGCTACAACTTTACTAATTTTTATCATCAGACAGGTCAAGGAAAAACATCTGATTCAGAGTTTATTGTTGATAACTCTCTTTATCCGCTTGGAAGAGGAGCCGTGTTCTTCACGAACCCAAGCAATGAGTATACAGCCACTCCTGAGCTATTAAAGGATGAAGGCTACCATTCTTCTGTCATTCATGCGAATAACAAAAGTTTCTGGAACCGTGACCTGATCTACGATAGCTTTGGGTACGATAAGTTTTTTGACATTCAGTCATTTGATGTAAATGAAGAGAACTCAGTTGGCTGGGGCTTGAAAGATGGTCCGTTCTTTGAACAGTCAGCGGAATTGATGAAATCGATCCCGCAGCCTTTCTATACGAGATTGATTACATTAACGAATCACTTTCCGTTTGATCTAGACGAAGAAGATAAGCTCATTGATGAATATGATTCTAAGAGCAAAACGCTCAACAAGTTCTTCCCTACAGTGCGTTATCAAGATGAGGCGCTGAAGATTTTCTTTGAAAAGATGAAGGAAACAGGCTTGTATGAAAATTCGATCTTTGTTTTATATGGAGATCACTATGGAATTTCAGAAAACCATAACGAAGCAATGGGACAATTTTTAAATAAAGAGATTACGCCATTTGAAGAAGTGCAGCTTCAAAAAGTTCCGTTTGTTGTACACATTCCAGGGATCACAGATCAACAGCCAAAAGAAATTGATACGGTAGGTGGTCAAGTCGATATCCGTCCAACGATACTCAATCTTTTAGGAATTGATACAAGTAAACAGATTCAATTTGGGCATGACCTTTTATCAAAAGATACGAATGACTTTACTGTGCTTCGTGACGGCAGCTTTATTACGAAAGACAGTGTTTTCACAGATGGAGTTTGCTACAATAAAGAAACTGGTGAGCCTAGAGATGATAAGACCGTTTGTCAGTCTTATGAAGAGAAGGCGAAACAAGAGCTTCAATTCTCTGATCAAATCATCTATGGGGATCTCCTTAGATTTTATGACCAGAACAGCCCGGACCATTCTCCATCCAAAAAAGAAGATGAAACAGAGCTGAAAAAAGCGTCCTAA
- a CDS encoding ROK family glucokinase, protein MTGDWFVGIDLGGTTIKLAFINLYGEIQHKWEIPTDKSGQTITVDIAKSIDHKLAQISMPKSVLIGIGMGAPGPVDKISGIVYKTTNLGWTNYPLKDHLEAETGLPSVIENDANIAALGEMWKGAGDGAKNILMVTLGTGVGGGIIVNGEVVQGETGAGGEIGHICAVPFQGAPCNCGRTGCIETIASATGIVRLAKDRLETEQHTSSLGSLTSISAKDVFEAAEGGDDLAMRVVEEVTTHLGLVLANLASALNPTKIVIGGGVSKAGELLRSKVERVVKHHAFPPCADDVEVVIASLGNDAGVIGGAWMAKTKWLS, encoded by the coding sequence ATGACAGGGGATTGGTTTGTAGGTATTGATCTTGGCGGTACGACAATTAAGCTTGCGTTCATTAATCTTTATGGTGAAATTCAGCATAAGTGGGAGATTCCTACGGATAAATCAGGGCAGACGATCACAGTTGATATTGCCAAATCAATTGACCATAAACTGGCCCAGATTAGTATGCCAAAATCAGTGCTTATTGGGATTGGAATGGGTGCACCAGGTCCCGTAGATAAAATATCTGGCATTGTCTATAAAACAACGAATCTAGGCTGGACAAACTATCCACTCAAAGATCACCTAGAGGCAGAGACGGGACTTCCATCTGTCATTGAAAATGATGCGAATATTGCTGCACTCGGTGAAATGTGGAAGGGTGCAGGAGATGGCGCAAAAAATATTCTGATGGTCACACTTGGCACGGGTGTTGGCGGCGGCATTATAGTAAACGGTGAAGTTGTTCAAGGAGAGACAGGAGCTGGCGGGGAAATTGGTCATATTTGTGCCGTTCCATTCCAAGGAGCACCTTGTAACTGCGGAAGAACAGGCTGTATTGAAACTATTGCATCTGCAACCGGCATTGTACGGCTTGCAAAGGATAGATTAGAAACGGAGCAGCATACGTCTTCACTAGGTTCGCTCACTTCAATCTCTGCAAAGGATGTGTTTGAGGCAGCCGAGGGCGGAGATGATCTTGCGATGCGTGTCGTAGAGGAAGTGACGACTCATCTTGGCCTTGTCCTAGCGAATCTTGCCAGTGCTTTAAACCCAACAAAAATTGTCATAGGCGGTGGTGTTTCAAAAGCAGGTGAGTTACTTCGCAGTAAAGTAGAGCGCGTTGTGAAACATCACGCATTCCCGCCTTGCGCTGATGACGTCGAAGTGGTGATTGCTTCACTCGGAAACGACGCAGGGGTCATCGGCGGTGCATGGATGGCAAAAACGAAATGGCTTTCTTGA
- a CDS encoding YqgQ family protein — MKTLYDVQQLLMRFGNYVYFGDREVELEFMADELKEMYTSGIIDRTEWSNAMTILQMELAKLNRKTM, encoded by the coding sequence ATGAAAACGTTATATGATGTACAGCAGCTGCTTATGAGATTTGGAAATTATGTGTATTTCGGAGATCGTGAAGTAGAATTAGAATTTATGGCAGATGAACTGAAGGAAATGTATACATCGGGCATCATCGACCGGACAGAATGGTCAAATGCAATGACCATTCTTCAAATGGAACTAGCCAAATTAAATCGAAAAACAATGTGA
- a CDS encoding rhomboid family intramembrane serine protease, giving the protein MNVIDSLFWRVVDELRQKGYEMIQSPYPENEIFFEAPRNSGYDLIRLYRKDVNFRQEIVRDIEEQSYRVNQLREAMRKRSLHLLQLQFTADDPVDDWEDLNGQPQKQQKVTVTTVLLNADTLQHSVNELQKWLNTSLTVNVEEARRDTAEDVMKLKTNVLQAFDDQEKQREQERAVFQNGRPIFTYLLIAVQVVMFLLLELSGGSTNTATLTAFGAKNNVLILNGEWWRLITPMFLHIGLTHLLFNTFALWSVGAAVERIYGSTRFLLIYFISGIFGSIASFVFNTAIAAGASGAIFGCLGALLYLAISNRKLFFRTMGTNIIVIILINLGIGFTVSGIDNAGHLGGLVGGFLAALAVRLPKQVQAVKMLLASVVLLLIGGFGLYTGFHSDDQKEAAAASEAARLFDEKNYSEASQRLEEYVHQEDASAEALHLYALSEAQLGHLDKAIQFLQKSLEKDPDDLNKLYHLSLLYVEKGETAKAEPLIEKGLNEDPQNDQFLKLNQYIENTQTR; this is encoded by the coding sequence ATGAATGTCATAGATAGTCTATTTTGGCGAGTTGTTGATGAATTAAGACAAAAAGGGTACGAGATGATTCAAAGTCCATATCCAGAAAATGAAATATTTTTTGAAGCACCACGAAACTCAGGGTATGATCTTATCCGTCTATATAGAAAAGATGTGAATTTTAGACAGGAGATCGTTCGAGATATCGAAGAGCAGTCGTATCGGGTGAATCAATTGAGAGAGGCTATGCGCAAACGATCTCTTCATCTCTTGCAGCTGCAATTTACAGCGGATGATCCTGTAGATGATTGGGAGGACCTAAACGGTCAACCGCAAAAACAGCAAAAGGTGACAGTTACAACTGTATTACTAAACGCAGACACACTTCAACACAGCGTAAACGAGCTGCAAAAATGGCTGAATACATCGCTGACAGTCAATGTAGAAGAGGCAAGGAGAGACACAGCTGAAGATGTCATGAAGCTTAAAACGAACGTACTTCAGGCATTTGATGATCAGGAAAAGCAGCGTGAACAAGAGCGAGCCGTTTTCCAAAATGGCAGACCCATTTTCACCTACTTACTAATCGCTGTTCAAGTGGTGATGTTTCTTTTACTTGAATTATCTGGCGGAAGTACAAATACGGCAACTTTAACAGCGTTTGGTGCTAAAAATAATGTGCTGATCCTAAACGGTGAATGGTGGCGCCTTATTACGCCAATGTTTTTGCACATCGGCTTGACGCACTTACTCTTTAATACATTCGCTCTTTGGTCTGTTGGAGCGGCGGTTGAGAGAATTTATGGATCAACAAGGTTTTTACTCATTTATTTCATATCCGGCATTTTTGGTTCCATTGCAAGCTTTGTATTTAATACGGCAATTGCAGCCGGAGCATCAGGCGCAATATTTGGCTGTTTAGGTGCACTATTATATTTAGCCATTTCTAACCGCAAGCTCTTCTTTCGGACGATGGGAACAAATATTATTGTCATCATCCTCATCAATTTAGGGATCGGTTTCACCGTATCAGGTATTGATAATGCCGGGCACCTTGGCGGCCTAGTTGGCGGCTTTTTAGCCGCTTTAGCTGTTCGACTGCCTAAACAGGTGCAGGCTGTCAAAATGCTTCTAGCTAGTGTTGTTCTGCTTTTGATTGGCGGTTTTGGACTATATACAGGGTTTCATTCAGACGATCAAAAGGAAGCAGCGGCGGCAAGTGAGGCAGCGCGTTTGTTTGATGAGAAGAACTATAGCGAAGCTAGTCAACGTCTAGAGGAATATGTACATCAAGAGGATGCATCGGCTGAAGCTCTCCATCTATATGCACTATCGGAAGCGCAACTCGGCCACCTTGACAAGGCGATTCAATTTTTGCAAAAGTCGCTTGAAAAAGATCCGGATGATCTAAATAAACTGTATCATTTATCGTTGTTGTACGTAGAAAAAGGAGAGACAGCGAAAGCAGAGCCTTTAATAGAGAAAGGGTTAAACGAAGATCCTCAAAATGATCAATTCTTAAAGCTAAATCAATATATTGAAAACACTCAAACACGTTGA
- a CDS encoding 5-formyltetrahydrofolate cyclo-ligase, whose amino-acid sequence MKKELRRQTLAMLDQISAEEFKRSTALLHEHLLQLPAWKQAKTIALTMSRGKEIPTMPLIKKAWEEGKTVCIPTCFPKTKEMTFYEYTPETKMTSSYFGLLEPDPFESTAVHKEAIDLIIVPGVCFDQQGYRIGFGGGYYDRYLADYHGVTIALCLSLQQIRHVPAEVHDIPVSMIVSEKGPLYQK is encoded by the coding sequence ATGAAAAAGGAGCTTCGCCGTCAAACATTGGCCATGCTTGATCAGATAAGCGCGGAAGAGTTCAAGCGCAGCACTGCTCTACTTCATGAACACTTGTTGCAGCTGCCAGCATGGAAGCAGGCGAAAACGATCGCTTTGACTATGTCTAGGGGAAAAGAAATACCGACAATGCCACTAATTAAAAAAGCGTGGGAAGAAGGAAAAACAGTATGTATCCCTACCTGTTTTCCAAAAACAAAAGAGATGACGTTTTATGAATATACACCTGAAACAAAGATGACATCCAGCTACTTTGGGCTATTGGAGCCAGACCCGTTTGAGTCTACAGCTGTACATAAGGAAGCCATTGATTTGATCATCGTACCTGGGGTGTGCTTCGATCAACAAGGCTACAGGATTGGATTTGGAGGCGGCTATTATGACCGCTACTTAGCGGACTATCACGGCGTTACCATTGCTCTTTGTCTGTCTTTACAGCAAATCAGGCATGTTCCGGCTGAAGTGCACGACATACCGGTGTCCATGATTGTCAGTGAAAAAGGTCCGTTATATCAAAAGTAA
- the rpmG gene encoding 50S ribosomal protein L33, protein MRVNITLACTECGERNYITKKNKRNNPDRVEFKKYCSRDKKQTLHRETK, encoded by the coding sequence ATGCGCGTAAATATTACTCTAGCTTGCACTGAATGCGGTGAGCGTAACTATATTACTAAAAAGAATAAGCGAAACAATCCAGATCGCGTTGAATTCAAAAAGTATTGCTCACGTGATAAAAAACAAACTTTACATCGTGAAACAAAGTAA
- a CDS encoding endolytic transglycosylase MltG: MTKKSIQTFAAGMILATGVLAIVFFLTGKDEAAADTTTKETLAAKVTDTDVKNYLDSKKEVTVSRETYQQLLDYKEKALKANEDGDSKNDKQNTDKPKGKSIKFVIKNGMSTSDVSDMLEKDGIINSSKDFNDYVIDAGYHKEIRAGKFNLKTGMTFKQIVKALTK; the protein is encoded by the coding sequence ATGACGAAAAAAAGCATCCAAACGTTCGCAGCAGGAATGATTCTTGCAACTGGGGTTCTAGCCATCGTCTTTTTCCTCACTGGAAAAGATGAAGCAGCAGCTGATACAACCACAAAAGAAACCCTCGCAGCGAAAGTTACAGACACTGACGTGAAAAACTATTTAGACTCTAAAAAGGAAGTCACTGTCAGCCGTGAAACGTACCAGCAGCTTCTTGACTATAAAGAAAAAGCGCTGAAGGCAAATGAAGACGGCGATTCTAAGAATGATAAACAAAATACGGACAAGCCTAAAGGCAAATCGATCAAATTCGTCATTAAAAACGGGATGAGTACAAGCGATGTTTCAGACATGCTGGAAAAAGACGGGATCATCAACTCGTCTAAAGACTTTAATGATTACGTGATTGATGCCGGCTATCATAAAGAAATTCGGGCAGGCAAGTTCAATTTAAAAACAGGAATGACATTTAAACAAATCGTCAAAGCCTTAACAAAATAA
- the pstB gene encoding phosphate ABC transporter ATP-binding protein PstB, which produces MNAVATETAKKEVFRVNDMNLWYGQHHALKHIDLAIREHEVTAIIGPSGCGKSTFIKALNLMVKTVPGVKMTGDMMYNGDNILKGRVDLVELRKNVGMVFQKGNPFPQSIFENVVYGPRIHGVKSKQQLKEIAEKALRDVALWDEVKDRLSAPALGLSGGQQQRLCIARAIATSPDILLMDEPTSALDPVSTLKIEELIMKLKEKYTIAIVTHNMQQAARVSDRTAFFLMGELVEVNDTNVMFSEPNDQRTNDYISGRFG; this is translated from the coding sequence ATGAATGCAGTAGCAACTGAAACAGCAAAAAAAGAAGTGTTTCGTGTAAATGATATGAATCTTTGGTATGGGCAGCATCATGCACTAAAGCATATTGATTTAGCCATTAGAGAGCATGAAGTTACAGCGATTATCGGCCCGTCTGGCTGCGGAAAGTCAACGTTTATTAAAGCCTTAAATCTCATGGTCAAAACAGTGCCAGGAGTGAAAATGACCGGGGATATGATGTATAACGGTGATAATATTCTAAAAGGCCGCGTCGATTTAGTCGAACTGCGTAAAAATGTCGGCATGGTGTTTCAAAAAGGGAATCCATTCCCTCAGTCTATTTTTGAAAATGTCGTATATGGACCAAGAATTCACGGAGTAAAGAGCAAACAGCAATTGAAAGAAATCGCTGAAAAGGCGCTTCGAGATGTTGCGCTATGGGATGAAGTGAAAGATCGATTAAGTGCGCCCGCTTTAGGCCTTTCTGGCGGTCAGCAGCAGCGTCTTTGTATCGCAAGAGCCATTGCTACAAGCCCAGACATCTTATTAATGGATGAACCAACATCAGCACTTGATCCAGTCTCAACATTAAAGATTGAAGAATTGATTATGAAATTGAAAGAGAAATATACGATTGCCATTGTGACGCATAACATGCAGCAAGCGGCTAGGGTATCAGACCGAACGGCTTTCTTCTTAATGGGGGAACTTGTTGAAGTGAATGATACGAATGTAATGTTTTCTGAGCCAAATGATCAAAGAACGAATGATTATATATCTGGTCGATTTGGATAA
- the pstB gene encoding phosphate ABC transporter ATP-binding protein PstB: MVQMLAEKKEIAAKKAPLQAEQILQVQDLSIYYGEKRAVNQISFEIEKNAITALIGPSGCGKSTFLRSINRMNDLIPGAKSEGAIMYEGLNILDDRINVVNLRREIGMVFQKPNPFPKSIYNNITHALKYAGEKRKSVLDDAVEESLTKAALWDEVKDRLHRSALSLSGGQQQRLCIARTLAMKPSVLLLDEPASALDPISNAKIEELLGELKNDYSIVIVTHNMQQALRVSDRTAFFLNGDLVEYDATERIFTRPAQQKTEDYINGRFG, translated from the coding sequence ATGGTTCAAATGCTAGCAGAAAAAAAAGAGATTGCAGCGAAAAAGGCTCCACTTCAAGCGGAACAGATTTTACAGGTGCAGGATTTAAGCATTTATTATGGTGAAAAAAGAGCGGTCAATCAGATTTCATTCGAAATTGAGAAAAACGCGATTACCGCATTAATCGGCCCATCCGGCTGCGGGAAATCAACCTTTTTACGCAGCATTAACCGCATGAACGACTTGATTCCAGGTGCGAAAAGTGAAGGGGCGATTATGTACGAAGGGTTAAATATTTTGGATGACCGTATTAATGTGGTGAATTTAAGAAGAGAAATCGGCATGGTCTTCCAAAAACCAAATCCATTTCCTAAATCGATTTACAATAACATTACCCATGCGTTAAAGTATGCCGGAGAAAAAAGAAAATCCGTGCTTGATGATGCTGTTGAGGAAAGCTTAACAAAGGCAGCGCTATGGGATGAGGTGAAGGATCGTCTGCACCGCTCTGCTTTGTCATTGTCAGGCGGTCAGCAGCAGCGCCTCTGTATTGCACGTACACTTGCGATGAAACCAAGTGTTCTGCTATTAGATGAACCGGCGTCTGCCTTAGACCCTATCTCAAATGCGAAAATCGAAGAACTATTAGGGGAATTGAAAAACGATTATTCAATCGTCATTGTGACACACAACATGCAGCAAGCGCTCCGTGTATCAGATCGTACAGCCTTTTTCCTAAACGGAGATCTAGTAGAATATGATGCCACAGAACGTATCTTTACACGTCCTGCGCAGCAAAAAACAGAAGACTATATCAATGGTCGATTTGGATAA
- the pstA gene encoding phosphate ABC transporter permease PstA has translation MNSKMTDRFATFVFGLCAAIITAILVGLFSYIIFNGAKELNFDFLTTRSSAIGSGGGIRDQLFNSFYILFITMLITVPLGVGGGVYMAEYAPQNKVTDFIRTCIEVLSSLPSIVIGMFGLLMFVNLTGWGYTIIGGALALTVFNLPVMVRVTEDALRSVPKDQKEASLALGVTKWHTVKTVLIPGAIPSIITGAILASGRVFGEAAALLFTAGLTTPRLDFTNWSPFSDTSPLNVFRPAETLAVHIWNVNTQGIIPDAEAIANGASAVLVLSVLLFNLAARWLGSFIHKKLTSK, from the coding sequence ATGAATAGCAAAATGACCGATCGTTTTGCCACGTTTGTATTTGGGTTATGTGCCGCTATTATTACGGCGATCCTCGTTGGCTTGTTTTCTTATATCATTTTCAACGGTGCAAAAGAATTAAACTTTGACTTTTTAACGACTCGCTCAAGTGCGATTGGCTCTGGCGGCGGCATCAGGGATCAGCTGTTTAACTCGTTTTACATTTTATTTATTACGATGCTGATCACAGTACCGCTTGGTGTCGGCGGCGGAGTGTATATGGCAGAGTATGCGCCTCAAAACAAAGTCACAGATTTTATTCGTACATGTATTGAAGTGCTGTCTTCACTTCCTTCTATCGTCATTGGGATGTTTGGTTTACTCATGTTTGTGAATTTAACAGGCTGGGGTTATACGATCATTGGAGGAGCTCTTGCGCTCACGGTGTTTAACCTGCCAGTGATGGTCAGGGTGACAGAAGACGCGCTACGCTCTGTACCGAAAGATCAAAAGGAAGCATCACTTGCGCTCGGTGTAACGAAGTGGCATACGGTCAAAACGGTCCTTATTCCAGGTGCAATTCCTTCTATTATTACAGGTGCGATTTTAGCATCAGGAAGAGTCTTCGGAGAGGCGGCTGCGCTTCTTTTCACAGCTGGTCTCACCACACCGCGTCTTGATTTCACAAACTGGAGTCCGTTTTCTGATACGTCACCACTGAATGTTTTTAGACCGGCAGAAACTTTAGCCGTTCATATATGGAACGTCAATACACAAGGAATCATTCCAGATGCAGAGGCCATTGCAAATGGTGCATCAGCCGTACTTGTGCTGTCAGTCTTATTGTTCAACTTAGCAGCTAGATGGCTTGGTTCATTTATTCATAAAAAGCTTACGTCAAAATAA
- the pstC gene encoding phosphate ABC transporter permease subunit PstC: MKQIEHTEASDRLISSKKNRQMDEVRGSILVRFCAFLMIAVSIAITIFLGIKGLQSFIVNGVSPIEFLTSINWNPTAENPQYGAFPFIFGSIAVTLLSALIAAPLGIAGAIFMTEIAPAWGRKILQPVIELLVGIPSVVYGFIGLTVLVPFIAHFKSSGSGHSVLAGTIVLSIMILPTVTSIATDAMASLPKSLREGSYALGATRWQTIRRVLVPAALPTLMTAVVLGMARAFGEALAVQMVIGNTRNLPESIMDTAGTLTTIITLNMGHTTYGSVENNTLWSMGLVLLVVSFLFILIIRYLSSRRKI; the protein is encoded by the coding sequence ATGAAGCAGATAGAACATACAGAAGCGAGCGATCGGTTGATCAGCTCGAAGAAAAATAGGCAAATGGATGAAGTAAGAGGAAGTATTTTGGTGAGATTCTGTGCATTCTTAATGATTGCTGTATCTATCGCCATCACCATCTTCCTTGGCATTAAGGGTTTACAATCTTTCATCGTAAATGGTGTAAGCCCAATTGAGTTCTTAACCAGTATCAATTGGAACCCAACAGCAGAAAACCCGCAGTACGGCGCTTTTCCTTTTATCTTTGGATCAATCGCCGTCACACTTCTATCGGCTCTCATTGCAGCGCCGCTAGGCATTGCAGGCGCAATCTTTATGACAGAAATTGCCCCTGCATGGGGACGTAAAATTCTCCAGCCAGTCATTGAATTGCTTGTAGGGATTCCATCCGTTGTTTACGGATTCATAGGTCTTACAGTATTGGTACCGTTTATCGCACATTTCAAGTCGAGCGGCTCAGGGCACAGCGTGCTAGCAGGAACGATTGTCCTATCTATTATGATTCTGCCAACCGTTACATCCATTGCAACTGACGCAATGGCTTCACTTCCAAAAAGCTTACGTGAAGGATCGTATGCATTAGGCGCGACAAGATGGCAAACGATTAGACGTGTGCTTGTCCCGGCAGCTCTGCCAACATTAATGACAGCGGTCGTTCTTGGAATGGCTAGAGCATTTGGAGAAGCCCTTGCAGTTCAGATGGTCATTGGAAACACACGTAATTTACCAGAGAGCATTATGGATACAGCTGGTACATTAACAACCATCATTACGTTAAACATGGGTCACACAACGTATGGAAGTGTTGAAAACAATACACTTTGGTCAATGGGACTTGTCCTTCTAGTTGTATCATTTCTGTTCATACTCATTATCAGATACTTGTCGTCTAGGAGGAAAATTTAA
- a CDS encoding phosphate ABC transporter substrate-binding protein — protein MKKNKLWLLTFLTIALLAFVTACGNSSSSGDSKDSKGNASNKDEASGSITISGSSAMQPLVLAAAEKFMDKHPKADIQVQAGGSGTGLSQVSEGSVQIGNSDVFAEEKDGIDAKALKDHKVAVVGMAAAVNPEVGVKDITKDELKKIFTGKIKNWKELGGKDQKITLVNRPDSSGTRATFVKYALDGATPAEGITEDSSNTVKKLIAETPGAIGYLAFSYLTDDKITPLSIDGVKPEEGNVESGKYTIWAYEHSYTKGEPDGLAKQFLDYLMSDEVQKEIVKDQGYISVSNMKVERDATGKQTDK, from the coding sequence ATGAAAAAGAACAAATTATGGCTGCTTACTTTCCTTACTATCGCATTGTTAGCATTCGTTACAGCATGCGGAAACAGCAGCTCAAGCGGAGATTCAAAAGACAGTAAAGGAAATGCTTCAAACAAAGATGAGGCATCAGGTTCCATTACCATCTCAGGATCATCTGCGATGCAGCCTTTAGTTCTTGCGGCAGCAGAAAAATTCATGGATAAACATCCAAAAGCCGATATTCAAGTACAAGCCGGCGGTTCAGGAACAGGACTTTCTCAAGTATCAGAAGGATCTGTACAAATTGGTAACTCAGATGTATTCGCAGAAGAGAAAGACGGAATCGACGCAAAAGCTTTAAAAGACCACAAAGTAGCAGTTGTTGGAATGGCCGCAGCTGTAAACCCTGAAGTTGGTGTCAAAGACATCACAAAGGACGAATTGAAAAAAATCTTCACTGGTAAAATCAAAAACTGGAAAGAGCTTGGTGGGAAAGACCAAAAAATTACGCTTGTGAACAGACCTGATTCTTCAGGAACACGTGCAACATTCGTGAAATACGCACTTGATGGTGCAACACCTGCAGAAGGAATCACAGAAGATTCTTCAAACACAGTGAAAAAACTGATTGCAGAAACACCAGGTGCGATTGGATACCTAGCATTCTCTTATTTAACAGATGACAAAATTACACCGCTTAGCATTGATGGTGTGAAACCGGAAGAAGGCAATGTAGAAAGCGGTAAATATACAATTTGGGCTTACGAGCACTCTTATACAAAAGGTGAGCCAGATGGTCTAGCCAAACAATTTTTAGATTACCTTATGAGTGACGAAGTACAAAAAGAAATCGTCAAAGACCAAGGCTACATCTCAGTTTCTAATATGAAAGTAGAAAGAGACGCAACAGGCAAACAAACAGATAAGTAA